The following are encoded together in the Zingiber officinale cultivar Zhangliang chromosome 8A, Zo_v1.1, whole genome shotgun sequence genome:
- the LOC122011620 gene encoding RING-H2 finger protein ATL16-like, producing MFPADVPPARVLPPDFRGPLNPTTYTPRPWPRSPPPPPSSSGNIPTLVVTILGVLIAAILVLGYYFFAARCCFWRRRSDALDRSQRRLHDDLMMFAVESRGLGQSEIRQIPTFRYRKETDASAAGGDDCAVCLGEFQEEETVRLLPDCFHVFHVDCIDTWLQSNANCPLCRARITPDAAAVPVDKLPAFLRSRGPQGTRSGDVTIDVRDDEPEVDWRRQLRRHGSTGARRPPPAAPPMRRSFSVDTAAADRRLYGEVQKIAWQNPHFREAATSIGRGGEGSSGTGRIRWGLFPFHRRSSSAAAFS from the coding sequence ATGTTTCCGGCCGACGTCCCGCCGGCGAGGGTTCTTCCACCAGACTTCCGTGGACCATTGAACCCGACTACATATACTCCGCGTCCGTGGCCGCGGTCGCCGCCTCCGCCCCCGTCGTCGTCTGGTAACATCCCCACCCTGGTCGTAACCATCCTCGGTGTCCTCATCGCCGCCATCCTCGTCCTCGGCTACTACTTCTTCGCCGCTCGGTGCTGCTTCTGGCGCAGGAGGTCCGACGCCCTCGACCGCTCCCAGCGCCGCCTCCACGACGACCTCATGATGTTCGCGGTCGAGAGCCGCGGCCTCGGCCAGTCGGAGATACGGCAGATCCCGACCTTCCGGTACCGTAAGGAAACCGACGCCTCCGCCGCAGGCGGGGACGACTGCGCGGTCTGCCTCGGAGAGTTCCAAGAGGAGGAGACCGTACGGCTGCTGCCGGATTGCTTCCACGTCTTCCACGTCGACTGCATCGACACGTGGCTCCAATCCAACGCTAACTGCCCTCTTTGCCGGGCGAGAATCACGCCGGATGCCGCCGCCGTCCCCGTCGACAAGCTCCCTGCTTTCCTCCGAAGCAGGGGACCTCAGGGGACTCGTTCCGGCGACGTGACGATCGACGTAAGGGACGATGAGCCAGAGGTGGACTGGCGGAGGCAACTGCGGCGCCACGGGAGCACCGGCGCAAGGCGGCCGCCTCCAGCCGCGCCACCCATGCGGCGGTCCTTCTCGGTTGACACGGCGGCGGCGGACCGCCGGCTCTACGGGGAGGTGCAGAAGATCGCGTGGCAGAATCCTCACTTTCGGGAAGCGGCGACATCCATTGGAAGAGGCGGAGAAGGGAGCAGCGGCACCGGCAGAATCCGGTGGGGGTTGTTTCCATTTCACCGGCGATCGAGCAGCGCAGCGGCCTTCTCCTAa
- the LOC122009333 gene encoding ethylene receptor 2-like — MKFLIQTSRAFYHGLLLLPLLSFGSATELEFPLCDCDGDRLWSIEGIRNCQKASDLLIAAAYFSIPLELLYFVTCSKLFPFKWILFQFSAFIVLCGMTHLLNVFTYKPHSFLLVLALTISKFLTALVSFLTAITLLTLIPQLLKVKLRENFLRLKAHELDQKVGLMKRQEEVSWHVRMLTQEIRKSLDRHTILYTTLVELSKTLQLQNCAVWMPNESKLEMVLTHELNRSSSDFCICSIPMHDPDVFEVEKYDGVKILKPDSTLGSASSGAAGESGVVAAIRMPMLKVSNFEGGTPEVFQAHYAILVLVLPKNDTRIWSHHELELIEVVSDQVAVALSHAAVLEESHVIRDKLVEQNKALLQAKQNVMMASQAWNLFQKVMSQGIRRPIHSIVGLLSLMQQANLSLEQRLTVNAMAKTGNVVSTLINDVMVINREHFTLEMKPFQLQSLIKETACVARCLCDSRGFGFEFLAENMVLGQAIGDERRILHVLLHIIDGLLNEFNGGCLTFCVRSDSELADWEDARGIWKSRVPNVYTFLKFEITITQSFGLYSNTLVQFNRKPCREGFNIGFSFSMCKKIVQLMQGEIFIVPSSDGLQECVTLILRLQKQLSMLISESGGSSESHHSYSSLLEGLKVLIVDDSAINRVVTQKLLKKLGCCAFSVSSGTECLIYLDSFDQQLQLVILDLSMPNMNGYEVAMKIRSSRDGCWPLIIAFTASTDDHVWKKCMQSGMNGLIRKPVLLPELEKEILRVFEINCQFHSQ, encoded by the exons ATGAAGTTTCTTATCCAAACATCAAGAGCATTCTACCATGGGCTGTTGCTTCTGCCTTTACTCTCATTTGGTTCTGCTACAGAGCTTGAGTTTCCCCTCTGTGATTGCGATGGTGACAGACTGTGGAGCATTGAGGGAATCCGAAACTGCCAGAAAGCGAGCGACTTGTTGATTGCAGCTGCATATTTCTCCATTCCACTTGAACTATTGTACTTTGTTACATGCTCAAAGCTGTTCCCCTTCAAATGGATCCTTTTTCAGTTCAGCGCATTCATAGTTCTTTGCGGAATGACCCACTTGCTCAATGTGTTCACATACAAGCCCCATTCCTTCCTCTTAGTGTTGGCTCTCACCATTTCCAAATTCCTCACAGCACTTGTCTCCTTCTTGACTGCAATAACCCTCTTGACTTTGATCCCTCAGCTTCTAAAAGTCAAATTGAGGGAGAATTTTCTGAGGCTAAAAGCTCATGAACTGGACCAGAAAGTAGGGCTGATGAAAAGGCAGGAAGAAGTGAGCTGGCACGTGCGAATGCTTACTCAAGAAATCCGAAAATCACTAGATAGGCACACCATTTTGTACACTACCCTGGTTGAACTCTCAAAGACTCTACAGCTGCAAAATTGTGCTGTGTGGATGCCAAATGAGAGTAAGTTGGAGATGGTTCTTACTCACGAGCTGAATAGGAGCTCTTCTGACTTTTGTATATGTTCGATTCCTATGCACGATCCAGATGTGTTTGAAGTCGAGAAGTATGATGGAGTCAAGATACTGAAGCCTGATTCTACACTAGGTTCTGCAAGCAGCGGCGCAGCTGGTGAATCAGGGGTTGTTGCTGCAATTAGGATGCCTATGTTGAAAGTTTCTAATTTTGAAGGTGGAACACCTGAGGTTTTTCAAGCACACTATGCTATATTGGTTTTGGTTCTCCCTAAGAATGATACTAGAATTTGGAGCCACCATGAGCTAGAGCTGATTGAAGTTGTTTCTGATCAGGTTGCTGTTGCCCTGTCCCATGCTGCAGTTTTAGAGGAATCACATGTGATCAGAGACAAATTGGTAGAGCAAAACAAGGCTTTGTTACAGGCAAAGCAAAATGTAATGATGGCAAGCCAGGCATGGAACTTATTCCAGAAGGTCATGAGCCAAGGAATCAGGAGGCCTATCCATTCGATCGTGGGTCTCCTGTCACTCATGCAACAAGCAAATTTGTCACTTGAACAGAGGCTGACAGTGAATGCTATGGCAAAAACGGGTAATGTGGTTTCCACTTTGATCAATGATGTCATGGTGATTAACAGGGAACACTTTACATTGGAAATGAAGCCATTCCAGCTACAGTCACTGATCAAGGAAACTGCTTGTGTTGCTAGGTGTCTTTGTGATAGTAGGGGATTTGGTTTTGAATTTCTGGCTGAGAATATGGTGCTTGGTCAGGCTATTGGTGACGAGAGGCGGATTCTTCATGTTTTGTTGCATATAATTGATGGTTTGCTGAATGAATTCAATGGTGGATGTTTGACTTTTTGTGTAAGGAGTGATTCAGAACTAGCAGATTGGGAAGATGCAAGAGGGATTTGGAAATCAAGAGTACCAAATGTGTATACCTTCCTGAAGTTTGAGATTACAATCACACAATCATTTGGCCTGTATTCAAACACATTAGTTCAGTTCAACAGAAAGCCTTGCAGGGAGGGGTTTAACATTGGTTTCAGCTTCAGCATGTGTAAAAAAATTGTGCAG CTGATGCAAGGAGAAATCTTCATAGTTCCGAGTTCGGATGGGCTACAGGAATGTGTAACATTGATTCTCCGCTTACAGAAGCAACTTTCCATGCTAATTTCTGAATCAGGAGGTTCTTCAGAGAGTCATCATTCATATTCCTCTCTTTTAGAAGGCCTCAAAGTTTTAATTGTGGATGACAGTGCCATCAATAGAGTTGTAACGCAAAAGCTTCTGAAGAAGCTTGGCTGCTGTGCCTTTTCTGTATCATCTGGTACTGAATGCCTGATCTATCTCGATTCCTTTGACCAACAATTGCAGCTGGTTATTTTGGACCTCAGCATGCCAAATATGAATGGTTATGAAGTTGCCATGAAAATTCGGAGTTCAAGAGATGGGTGTTGGCCTTTGATTATTGCTTTCACAGCAAGTACTGATGATCATGTTTGGAAGAAATGCATGCAGTCAGGGATGAACGGTCTGATCCGGAAACCTGTTCTTCTACCAGAACTAGAGAAGGAGATCCTGAGAGTGTTTGAAATAAACTGTCAGTTTCATTCACAATAA